A single genomic interval of Ammospiza caudacuta isolate bAmmCau1 chromosome 19, bAmmCau1.pri, whole genome shotgun sequence harbors:
- the ZNF207 gene encoding BUB3-interacting and GLEBS motif-containing protein ZNF207 isoform X3 — protein sequence MGRKKKKQLKPWCWYCNRDFDDEKILIQHQKAKHFKCHICHKKLYTGPGLAIHCMQVHKETIDAVPNAIPGRTDIELEIYGMEGIPEKDMEERRRLLEQKTQESQKKKQQDDSDEYEDDESAASTSFQPQQVQPQQGYIPPMAQPGLPPVPGAPGMPPGIPPLMAGVPPMMPGMPPVMPGMPPGMMPMGGMMPPGPGIPPLMPGMPPGRSGLSNSYYGMPPPVGPRPGMPPMTQAQPVTAPGILNRPPAPAATAPTPQPPVTKPLFPSAGQMGTPVTSSSAASSNSESLSASSNALFPSTAQAAAAVPGPVGTDFKPLNSTPATTTEPPKPTFPAYTQSTASTTSTTNSTAAKPATSITSKPATLTTTSATSKLIHPDEDISLEERRAQLPKYQRNLPRPGQAALGNPPVGPIGGMMPPQPGIPPQQQGMRPPMPPHGQYGAHHQGMPGYLPGAMPPYGQGPPMVPPYQSGPPRPPMGMRPPVMSQGGRY from the exons GTACTGTAATAGGGACTTTGATGATGAGAAAATCCTTATACAGCATCAAAAAGCAAAGCACTTTAAATGCCATATATGTCATAAGAAACTGTATACAGGACCTGGTTTAGCTATACACTGCATGCAG gtaCATAAAGAAACAATAGATGCTGTTCCAAATGCTATTCCCGGAAGAACAGACATTGAACTGGAAATCTATGGAATGGAAGGCATTCCAGAAAAAGACATGGAGGAACGGAGGAGGTTACTTGAACAAAAAACTCAGG AGagccagaaaaagaaacaacaggATGATTCTGATGAGTATGAAGATGATGAATCTGCAGCTTCAACTTCATTTCAACCCCAGCAAGTTCAGCCACAGCAGGGGTACATTCCCCCAATGGCACAGCCAGGTTTGCCTCCTGTGCCAGGTGCACCAGGGATGCCTCCAG gtaTACCCCCATTAATGGCAGGTGTTCCACCTATGATGCCTGGAATGCCTCCAGTTATGCCTGGAATGCCACCTGG gATGATGCCAATGGGTGGAATGATGCCTCCTGGGCCAGGAATCCCACCTCTTATGCCTGGTATGCCACCAGGTAGGTCAGGGTTGTCGAACTCGTACTATG GGATGCCCCCTCCCGTTGGGCCTCGGCCTGGCATGCCTCCAATGACACAAGCACAGCCTGTTACAGCCCCGGGCATTCTGAACCggcctccagctcctgctgcaacAGCACCAACTCCACAGCCTCCAGTTACCAAACCACTGTTCCCAAGCGCAGGGCAG ATGGGGACACCTGTCACAAGCTCAAGTGCAGCTTCCTCcaattcagaaagtctctcagCATCTTCTAACGCTCTGTTTCCTAGCACAGCACAA gctgcagcagctgtgccagggccagtTGGTACTGATTTCAAACCTTTGAATTCTACACCTGCGACAACAACGGAACCCCCCAAACCAACATTCCCGGCTTACACACAGTCTACAGCCTCAACCACTAGCACAACAAACAGCACTGCAGCTAAACCAGCTACATCTATCACAAGTAAGCCTGCTACCCTCACAACAACCAGTGCAACCAGTAAGTTGATCCATCCAGATGAGGATATATCACTG GAAGAGAGAAGGGCACAGTTGCCCAAATACCAGCGCAATCTTCCTCGACcaggccaggctgccctgggtaATCCACCCGTTGGACCAATTGGAGGTATGATGCCaccacagccaggaattcctccACAGCAACAAGGAATGAGACCTCCCATGCCACCTCATG GTCAGTATGGTGCTCATCACCAGGGCATGCCAGGATACCTTCCTGGGGCAATGCCTCCATACGGTCAGGGACCTCCGATGGTGCCCCCGTACCAGAGTGGACCTCCTCGCCCTCCCATGGGAATGAGACCGCCCGTAATGTCGCAAGGTGGCCGCTACTGA
- the ZNF207 gene encoding BUB3-interacting and GLEBS motif-containing protein ZNF207 isoform X7, which translates to MGRKKKKQLKPWCWYCNRDFDDEKILIQHQKAKHFKCHICHKKLYTGPGLAIHCMQVHKETIDAVPNAIPGRTDIELEIYGMEGIPEKDMEERRRLLEQKTQESQKKKQQDDSDEYEDDESAASTSFQPQQVQPQQGYIPPMAQPGLPPVPGAPGMPPGIPPLMAGVPPMMPGMPPVMPGMPPGMMPMGGMMPPGPGIPPLMPGMPPGMPPPVGPRPGMPPMTQAQPVTAPGILNRPPAPAATAPTPQPPVTKPLFPSAGQAAAAVPGPVGTDFKPLNSTPATTTEPPKPTFPAYTQSTASTTSTTNSTAAKPATSITSKPATLTTTSATSKLIHPDEDISLEERRAQLPKYQRNLPRPGQAALGNPPVGPIGGMMPPQPGIPPQQQGMRPPMPPHGQYGAHHQGMPGYLPGAMPPYGQGPPMVPPYQSGPPRPPMGMRPPVMSQGGRY; encoded by the exons GTACTGTAATAGGGACTTTGATGATGAGAAAATCCTTATACAGCATCAAAAAGCAAAGCACTTTAAATGCCATATATGTCATAAGAAACTGTATACAGGACCTGGTTTAGCTATACACTGCATGCAG gtaCATAAAGAAACAATAGATGCTGTTCCAAATGCTATTCCCGGAAGAACAGACATTGAACTGGAAATCTATGGAATGGAAGGCATTCCAGAAAAAGACATGGAGGAACGGAGGAGGTTACTTGAACAAAAAACTCAGG AGagccagaaaaagaaacaacaggATGATTCTGATGAGTATGAAGATGATGAATCTGCAGCTTCAACTTCATTTCAACCCCAGCAAGTTCAGCCACAGCAGGGGTACATTCCCCCAATGGCACAGCCAGGTTTGCCTCCTGTGCCAGGTGCACCAGGGATGCCTCCAG gtaTACCCCCATTAATGGCAGGTGTTCCACCTATGATGCCTGGAATGCCTCCAGTTATGCCTGGAATGCCACCTGG gATGATGCCAATGGGTGGAATGATGCCTCCTGGGCCAGGAATCCCACCTCTTATGCCTGGTATGCCACCAG GGATGCCCCCTCCCGTTGGGCCTCGGCCTGGCATGCCTCCAATGACACAAGCACAGCCTGTTACAGCCCCGGGCATTCTGAACCggcctccagctcctgctgcaacAGCACCAACTCCACAGCCTCCAGTTACCAAACCACTGTTCCCAAGCGCAGGGCAG gctgcagcagctgtgccagggccagtTGGTACTGATTTCAAACCTTTGAATTCTACACCTGCGACAACAACGGAACCCCCCAAACCAACATTCCCGGCTTACACACAGTCTACAGCCTCAACCACTAGCACAACAAACAGCACTGCAGCTAAACCAGCTACATCTATCACAAGTAAGCCTGCTACCCTCACAACAACCAGTGCAACCAGTAAGTTGATCCATCCAGATGAGGATATATCACTG GAAGAGAGAAGGGCACAGTTGCCCAAATACCAGCGCAATCTTCCTCGACcaggccaggctgccctgggtaATCCACCCGTTGGACCAATTGGAGGTATGATGCCaccacagccaggaattcctccACAGCAACAAGGAATGAGACCTCCCATGCCACCTCATG GTCAGTATGGTGCTCATCACCAGGGCATGCCAGGATACCTTCCTGGGGCAATGCCTCCATACGGTCAGGGACCTCCGATGGTGCCCCCGTACCAGAGTGGACCTCCTCGCCCTCCCATGGGAATGAGACCGCCCGTAATGTCGCAAGGTGGCCGCTACTGA
- the ZNF207 gene encoding BUB3-interacting and GLEBS motif-containing protein ZNF207 isoform X6 — protein MGRKKKKQLKPWCWYCNRDFDDEKILIQHQKAKHFKCHICHKKLYTGPGLAIHCMQVHKETIDAVPNAIPGRTDIELEIYGMEGIPEKDMEERRRLLEQKTQESQKKKQQDDSDEYEDDESAASTSFQPQQVQPQQGYIPPMAQPGLPPVPGAPGMPPGIPPLMAGVPPMMPGMPPVMPGMPPGLHQQRKYMQSFCGGNMMMPMGGMMPPGPGIPPLMPGMPPGMPPPVGPRPGMPPMTQAQPVTAPGILNRPPAPAATAPTPQPPVTKPLFPSAGQAAAAVPGPVGTDFKPLNSTPATTTEPPKPTFPAYTQSTASTTSTTNSTAAKPATSITSKPATLTTTSATSKLIHPDEDISLEERRAQLPKYQRNLPRPGQAALGNPPVGPIGGMMPPQPGIPPQQQGMRPPMPPHGQYGAHHQGMPGYLPGAMPPYGQGPPMVPPYQSGPPRPPMGMRPPVMSQGGRY, from the exons GTACTGTAATAGGGACTTTGATGATGAGAAAATCCTTATACAGCATCAAAAAGCAAAGCACTTTAAATGCCATATATGTCATAAGAAACTGTATACAGGACCTGGTTTAGCTATACACTGCATGCAG gtaCATAAAGAAACAATAGATGCTGTTCCAAATGCTATTCCCGGAAGAACAGACATTGAACTGGAAATCTATGGAATGGAAGGCATTCCAGAAAAAGACATGGAGGAACGGAGGAGGTTACTTGAACAAAAAACTCAGG AGagccagaaaaagaaacaacaggATGATTCTGATGAGTATGAAGATGATGAATCTGCAGCTTCAACTTCATTTCAACCCCAGCAAGTTCAGCCACAGCAGGGGTACATTCCCCCAATGGCACAGCCAGGTTTGCCTCCTGTGCCAGGTGCACCAGGGATGCCTCCAG gtaTACCCCCATTAATGGCAGGTGTTCCACCTATGATGCCTGGAATGCCTCCAGTTATGCCTGGAATGCCACCTGG ATTACATCAACAGAGAAAATACATGCAGTCATTTTGTGGTGGAAACAT gATGATGCCAATGGGTGGAATGATGCCTCCTGGGCCAGGAATCCCACCTCTTATGCCTGGTATGCCACCAG GGATGCCCCCTCCCGTTGGGCCTCGGCCTGGCATGCCTCCAATGACACAAGCACAGCCTGTTACAGCCCCGGGCATTCTGAACCggcctccagctcctgctgcaacAGCACCAACTCCACAGCCTCCAGTTACCAAACCACTGTTCCCAAGCGCAGGGCAG gctgcagcagctgtgccagggccagtTGGTACTGATTTCAAACCTTTGAATTCTACACCTGCGACAACAACGGAACCCCCCAAACCAACATTCCCGGCTTACACACAGTCTACAGCCTCAACCACTAGCACAACAAACAGCACTGCAGCTAAACCAGCTACATCTATCACAAGTAAGCCTGCTACCCTCACAACAACCAGTGCAACCAGTAAGTTGATCCATCCAGATGAGGATATATCACTG GAAGAGAGAAGGGCACAGTTGCCCAAATACCAGCGCAATCTTCCTCGACcaggccaggctgccctgggtaATCCACCCGTTGGACCAATTGGAGGTATGATGCCaccacagccaggaattcctccACAGCAACAAGGAATGAGACCTCCCATGCCACCTCATG GTCAGTATGGTGCTCATCACCAGGGCATGCCAGGATACCTTCCTGGGGCAATGCCTCCATACGGTCAGGGACCTCCGATGGTGCCCCCGTACCAGAGTGGACCTCCTCGCCCTCCCATGGGAATGAGACCGCCCGTAATGTCGCAAGGTGGCCGCTACTGA
- the ZNF207 gene encoding BUB3-interacting and GLEBS motif-containing protein ZNF207 isoform X2 translates to MGRKKKKQLKPWCWYCNRDFDDEKILIQHQKAKHFKCHICHKKLYTGPGLAIHCMQVHKETIDAVPNAIPGRTDIELEIYGMEGIPEKDMEERRRLLEQKTQESQKKKQQDDSDEYEDDESAASTSFQPQQVQPQQGYIPPMAQPGLPPVPGAPGMPPGIPPLMAGVPPMMPGMPPVMPGMPPGLHQQRKYMQSFCGGNMMMPMGGMMPPGPGIPPLMPGMPPGMPPPVGPRPGMPPMTQAQPVTAPGILNRPPAPAATAPTPQPPVTKPLFPSAGQMGTPVTSSSAASSNSESLSASSNALFPSTAQAAAAVPGPVGTDFKPLNSTPATTTEPPKPTFPAYTQSTASTTSTTNSTAAKPATSITSKPATLTTTSATSKLIHPDEDISLEERRAQLPKYQRNLPRPGQAALGNPPVGPIGGMMPPQPGIPPQQQGMRPPMPPHGQYGAHHQGMPGYLPGAMPPYGQGPPMVPPYQSGPPRPPMGMRPPVMSQGGRY, encoded by the exons GTACTGTAATAGGGACTTTGATGATGAGAAAATCCTTATACAGCATCAAAAAGCAAAGCACTTTAAATGCCATATATGTCATAAGAAACTGTATACAGGACCTGGTTTAGCTATACACTGCATGCAG gtaCATAAAGAAACAATAGATGCTGTTCCAAATGCTATTCCCGGAAGAACAGACATTGAACTGGAAATCTATGGAATGGAAGGCATTCCAGAAAAAGACATGGAGGAACGGAGGAGGTTACTTGAACAAAAAACTCAGG AGagccagaaaaagaaacaacaggATGATTCTGATGAGTATGAAGATGATGAATCTGCAGCTTCAACTTCATTTCAACCCCAGCAAGTTCAGCCACAGCAGGGGTACATTCCCCCAATGGCACAGCCAGGTTTGCCTCCTGTGCCAGGTGCACCAGGGATGCCTCCAG gtaTACCCCCATTAATGGCAGGTGTTCCACCTATGATGCCTGGAATGCCTCCAGTTATGCCTGGAATGCCACCTGG ATTACATCAACAGAGAAAATACATGCAGTCATTTTGTGGTGGAAACAT gATGATGCCAATGGGTGGAATGATGCCTCCTGGGCCAGGAATCCCACCTCTTATGCCTGGTATGCCACCAG GGATGCCCCCTCCCGTTGGGCCTCGGCCTGGCATGCCTCCAATGACACAAGCACAGCCTGTTACAGCCCCGGGCATTCTGAACCggcctccagctcctgctgcaacAGCACCAACTCCACAGCCTCCAGTTACCAAACCACTGTTCCCAAGCGCAGGGCAG ATGGGGACACCTGTCACAAGCTCAAGTGCAGCTTCCTCcaattcagaaagtctctcagCATCTTCTAACGCTCTGTTTCCTAGCACAGCACAA gctgcagcagctgtgccagggccagtTGGTACTGATTTCAAACCTTTGAATTCTACACCTGCGACAACAACGGAACCCCCCAAACCAACATTCCCGGCTTACACACAGTCTACAGCCTCAACCACTAGCACAACAAACAGCACTGCAGCTAAACCAGCTACATCTATCACAAGTAAGCCTGCTACCCTCACAACAACCAGTGCAACCAGTAAGTTGATCCATCCAGATGAGGATATATCACTG GAAGAGAGAAGGGCACAGTTGCCCAAATACCAGCGCAATCTTCCTCGACcaggccaggctgccctgggtaATCCACCCGTTGGACCAATTGGAGGTATGATGCCaccacagccaggaattcctccACAGCAACAAGGAATGAGACCTCCCATGCCACCTCATG GTCAGTATGGTGCTCATCACCAGGGCATGCCAGGATACCTTCCTGGGGCAATGCCTCCATACGGTCAGGGACCTCCGATGGTGCCCCCGTACCAGAGTGGACCTCCTCGCCCTCCCATGGGAATGAGACCGCCCGTAATGTCGCAAGGTGGCCGCTACTGA
- the ZNF207 gene encoding BUB3-interacting and GLEBS motif-containing protein ZNF207 isoform X5, translating to MGRKKKKQLKPWCWYCNRDFDDEKILIQHQKAKHFKCHICHKKLYTGPGLAIHCMQVHKETIDAVPNAIPGRTDIELEIYGMEGIPEKDMEERRRLLEQKTQESQKKKQQDDSDEYEDDESAASTSFQPQQVQPQQGYIPPMAQPGLPPVPGAPGMPPGIPPLMAGVPPMMPGMPPVMPGMPPGLHQQRKYMQSFCGGNMMMPMGGMMPPGPGIPPLMPGMPPGRSGLSNSYYGMPPPVGPRPGMPPMTQAQPVTAPGILNRPPAPAATAPTPQPPVTKPLFPSAGQAAAAVPGPVGTDFKPLNSTPATTTEPPKPTFPAYTQSTASTTSTTNSTAAKPATSITSKPATLTTTSATSKLIHPDEDISLEERRAQLPKYQRNLPRPGQAALGNPPVGPIGGMMPPQPGIPPQQQGMRPPMPPHGQYGAHHQGMPGYLPGAMPPYGQGPPMVPPYQSGPPRPPMGMRPPVMSQGGRY from the exons GTACTGTAATAGGGACTTTGATGATGAGAAAATCCTTATACAGCATCAAAAAGCAAAGCACTTTAAATGCCATATATGTCATAAGAAACTGTATACAGGACCTGGTTTAGCTATACACTGCATGCAG gtaCATAAAGAAACAATAGATGCTGTTCCAAATGCTATTCCCGGAAGAACAGACATTGAACTGGAAATCTATGGAATGGAAGGCATTCCAGAAAAAGACATGGAGGAACGGAGGAGGTTACTTGAACAAAAAACTCAGG AGagccagaaaaagaaacaacaggATGATTCTGATGAGTATGAAGATGATGAATCTGCAGCTTCAACTTCATTTCAACCCCAGCAAGTTCAGCCACAGCAGGGGTACATTCCCCCAATGGCACAGCCAGGTTTGCCTCCTGTGCCAGGTGCACCAGGGATGCCTCCAG gtaTACCCCCATTAATGGCAGGTGTTCCACCTATGATGCCTGGAATGCCTCCAGTTATGCCTGGAATGCCACCTGG ATTACATCAACAGAGAAAATACATGCAGTCATTTTGTGGTGGAAACAT gATGATGCCAATGGGTGGAATGATGCCTCCTGGGCCAGGAATCCCACCTCTTATGCCTGGTATGCCACCAGGTAGGTCAGGGTTGTCGAACTCGTACTATG GGATGCCCCCTCCCGTTGGGCCTCGGCCTGGCATGCCTCCAATGACACAAGCACAGCCTGTTACAGCCCCGGGCATTCTGAACCggcctccagctcctgctgcaacAGCACCAACTCCACAGCCTCCAGTTACCAAACCACTGTTCCCAAGCGCAGGGCAG gctgcagcagctgtgccagggccagtTGGTACTGATTTCAAACCTTTGAATTCTACACCTGCGACAACAACGGAACCCCCCAAACCAACATTCCCGGCTTACACACAGTCTACAGCCTCAACCACTAGCACAACAAACAGCACTGCAGCTAAACCAGCTACATCTATCACAAGTAAGCCTGCTACCCTCACAACAACCAGTGCAACCAGTAAGTTGATCCATCCAGATGAGGATATATCACTG GAAGAGAGAAGGGCACAGTTGCCCAAATACCAGCGCAATCTTCCTCGACcaggccaggctgccctgggtaATCCACCCGTTGGACCAATTGGAGGTATGATGCCaccacagccaggaattcctccACAGCAACAAGGAATGAGACCTCCCATGCCACCTCATG GTCAGTATGGTGCTCATCACCAGGGCATGCCAGGATACCTTCCTGGGGCAATGCCTCCATACGGTCAGGGACCTCCGATGGTGCCCCCGTACCAGAGTGGACCTCCTCGCCCTCCCATGGGAATGAGACCGCCCGTAATGTCGCAAGGTGGCCGCTACTGA
- the ZNF207 gene encoding BUB3-interacting and GLEBS motif-containing protein ZNF207 isoform X1, with protein sequence MGRKKKKQLKPWCWYCNRDFDDEKILIQHQKAKHFKCHICHKKLYTGPGLAIHCMQVHKETIDAVPNAIPGRTDIELEIYGMEGIPEKDMEERRRLLEQKTQESQKKKQQDDSDEYEDDESAASTSFQPQQVQPQQGYIPPMAQPGLPPVPGAPGMPPGIPPLMAGVPPMMPGMPPVMPGMPPGLHQQRKYMQSFCGGNMMMPMGGMMPPGPGIPPLMPGMPPGRSGLSNSYYGMPPPVGPRPGMPPMTQAQPVTAPGILNRPPAPAATAPTPQPPVTKPLFPSAGQMGTPVTSSSAASSNSESLSASSNALFPSTAQAAAAVPGPVGTDFKPLNSTPATTTEPPKPTFPAYTQSTASTTSTTNSTAAKPATSITSKPATLTTTSATSKLIHPDEDISLEERRAQLPKYQRNLPRPGQAALGNPPVGPIGGMMPPQPGIPPQQQGMRPPMPPHGQYGAHHQGMPGYLPGAMPPYGQGPPMVPPYQSGPPRPPMGMRPPVMSQGGRY encoded by the exons GTACTGTAATAGGGACTTTGATGATGAGAAAATCCTTATACAGCATCAAAAAGCAAAGCACTTTAAATGCCATATATGTCATAAGAAACTGTATACAGGACCTGGTTTAGCTATACACTGCATGCAG gtaCATAAAGAAACAATAGATGCTGTTCCAAATGCTATTCCCGGAAGAACAGACATTGAACTGGAAATCTATGGAATGGAAGGCATTCCAGAAAAAGACATGGAGGAACGGAGGAGGTTACTTGAACAAAAAACTCAGG AGagccagaaaaagaaacaacaggATGATTCTGATGAGTATGAAGATGATGAATCTGCAGCTTCAACTTCATTTCAACCCCAGCAAGTTCAGCCACAGCAGGGGTACATTCCCCCAATGGCACAGCCAGGTTTGCCTCCTGTGCCAGGTGCACCAGGGATGCCTCCAG gtaTACCCCCATTAATGGCAGGTGTTCCACCTATGATGCCTGGAATGCCTCCAGTTATGCCTGGAATGCCACCTGG ATTACATCAACAGAGAAAATACATGCAGTCATTTTGTGGTGGAAACAT gATGATGCCAATGGGTGGAATGATGCCTCCTGGGCCAGGAATCCCACCTCTTATGCCTGGTATGCCACCAGGTAGGTCAGGGTTGTCGAACTCGTACTATG GGATGCCCCCTCCCGTTGGGCCTCGGCCTGGCATGCCTCCAATGACACAAGCACAGCCTGTTACAGCCCCGGGCATTCTGAACCggcctccagctcctgctgcaacAGCACCAACTCCACAGCCTCCAGTTACCAAACCACTGTTCCCAAGCGCAGGGCAG ATGGGGACACCTGTCACAAGCTCAAGTGCAGCTTCCTCcaattcagaaagtctctcagCATCTTCTAACGCTCTGTTTCCTAGCACAGCACAA gctgcagcagctgtgccagggccagtTGGTACTGATTTCAAACCTTTGAATTCTACACCTGCGACAACAACGGAACCCCCCAAACCAACATTCCCGGCTTACACACAGTCTACAGCCTCAACCACTAGCACAACAAACAGCACTGCAGCTAAACCAGCTACATCTATCACAAGTAAGCCTGCTACCCTCACAACAACCAGTGCAACCAGTAAGTTGATCCATCCAGATGAGGATATATCACTG GAAGAGAGAAGGGCACAGTTGCCCAAATACCAGCGCAATCTTCCTCGACcaggccaggctgccctgggtaATCCACCCGTTGGACCAATTGGAGGTATGATGCCaccacagccaggaattcctccACAGCAACAAGGAATGAGACCTCCCATGCCACCTCATG GTCAGTATGGTGCTCATCACCAGGGCATGCCAGGATACCTTCCTGGGGCAATGCCTCCATACGGTCAGGGACCTCCGATGGTGCCCCCGTACCAGAGTGGACCTCCTCGCCCTCCCATGGGAATGAGACCGCCCGTAATGTCGCAAGGTGGCCGCTACTGA
- the ZNF207 gene encoding BUB3-interacting and GLEBS motif-containing protein ZNF207 isoform X4, producing the protein MGRKKKKQLKPWCWYCNRDFDDEKILIQHQKAKHFKCHICHKKLYTGPGLAIHCMQVHKETIDAVPNAIPGRTDIELEIYGMEGIPEKDMEERRRLLEQKTQESQKKKQQDDSDEYEDDESAASTSFQPQQVQPQQGYIPPMAQPGLPPVPGAPGMPPGIPPLMAGVPPMMPGMPPVMPGMPPGMMPMGGMMPPGPGIPPLMPGMPPGMPPPVGPRPGMPPMTQAQPVTAPGILNRPPAPAATAPTPQPPVTKPLFPSAGQMGTPVTSSSAASSNSESLSASSNALFPSTAQAAAAVPGPVGTDFKPLNSTPATTTEPPKPTFPAYTQSTASTTSTTNSTAAKPATSITSKPATLTTTSATSKLIHPDEDISLEERRAQLPKYQRNLPRPGQAALGNPPVGPIGGMMPPQPGIPPQQQGMRPPMPPHGQYGAHHQGMPGYLPGAMPPYGQGPPMVPPYQSGPPRPPMGMRPPVMSQGGRY; encoded by the exons GTACTGTAATAGGGACTTTGATGATGAGAAAATCCTTATACAGCATCAAAAAGCAAAGCACTTTAAATGCCATATATGTCATAAGAAACTGTATACAGGACCTGGTTTAGCTATACACTGCATGCAG gtaCATAAAGAAACAATAGATGCTGTTCCAAATGCTATTCCCGGAAGAACAGACATTGAACTGGAAATCTATGGAATGGAAGGCATTCCAGAAAAAGACATGGAGGAACGGAGGAGGTTACTTGAACAAAAAACTCAGG AGagccagaaaaagaaacaacaggATGATTCTGATGAGTATGAAGATGATGAATCTGCAGCTTCAACTTCATTTCAACCCCAGCAAGTTCAGCCACAGCAGGGGTACATTCCCCCAATGGCACAGCCAGGTTTGCCTCCTGTGCCAGGTGCACCAGGGATGCCTCCAG gtaTACCCCCATTAATGGCAGGTGTTCCACCTATGATGCCTGGAATGCCTCCAGTTATGCCTGGAATGCCACCTGG gATGATGCCAATGGGTGGAATGATGCCTCCTGGGCCAGGAATCCCACCTCTTATGCCTGGTATGCCACCAG GGATGCCCCCTCCCGTTGGGCCTCGGCCTGGCATGCCTCCAATGACACAAGCACAGCCTGTTACAGCCCCGGGCATTCTGAACCggcctccagctcctgctgcaacAGCACCAACTCCACAGCCTCCAGTTACCAAACCACTGTTCCCAAGCGCAGGGCAG ATGGGGACACCTGTCACAAGCTCAAGTGCAGCTTCCTCcaattcagaaagtctctcagCATCTTCTAACGCTCTGTTTCCTAGCACAGCACAA gctgcagcagctgtgccagggccagtTGGTACTGATTTCAAACCTTTGAATTCTACACCTGCGACAACAACGGAACCCCCCAAACCAACATTCCCGGCTTACACACAGTCTACAGCCTCAACCACTAGCACAACAAACAGCACTGCAGCTAAACCAGCTACATCTATCACAAGTAAGCCTGCTACCCTCACAACAACCAGTGCAACCAGTAAGTTGATCCATCCAGATGAGGATATATCACTG GAAGAGAGAAGGGCACAGTTGCCCAAATACCAGCGCAATCTTCCTCGACcaggccaggctgccctgggtaATCCACCCGTTGGACCAATTGGAGGTATGATGCCaccacagccaggaattcctccACAGCAACAAGGAATGAGACCTCCCATGCCACCTCATG GTCAGTATGGTGCTCATCACCAGGGCATGCCAGGATACCTTCCTGGGGCAATGCCTCCATACGGTCAGGGACCTCCGATGGTGCCCCCGTACCAGAGTGGACCTCCTCGCCCTCCCATGGGAATGAGACCGCCCGTAATGTCGCAAGGTGGCCGCTACTGA